The window TCGACTCCACTCAATCAGGAAGCGGCACCTCCAGCCCTGACCCCCGAGCAAAACACGTCGGTTCGCGAGCCACGAAATTATCCTGAACAGCCGCCGGTCATTCCGCATTCGACGGAGGGCTATGAAGTCAGTATCAACGCGAACAAGTGCTTATCCTGTCATGCGCGGACGCGTGTCCACGAATCACAAGCGCCCATGGTTAGCATCACCCACTTCATTGATCGCGACGGGCAGTTTTTGGCTTCCATTTCGCCCCGCCGATATTTCTGCACCGAATGCCACGTCCCGCAGCACAATGTGCGGCCGCCGGTAGAAAATGACTTCGTTGACATCGACTCTCTTCTCAAGCGCTCGGCGCCGGGAGCGCCTCGATGACGACCACCGAGGTCCCGCGCCCTTCGTTCTGGCGTCGCGCGCTTTTGTTCGCACGCGAAGTCTGGGGCGTGCTGATTCGACCAAGCTCGATCTTCAGCCTGGGATTTCTGGTGCTCGCCGGCTTCATCGCCGGAATATTTTTCTGGGGTGCCTTCAATACGGCTCTGGAACTCACCAACACGGAGACGTTTTGCACCTCCTGCCACGAAATGCGCACCAACGTGTTTGAGGAGCTGAAAACGACCGTGCACTACAACAATCGATCAGGCGTACGCGCCCACTGTCCCGATTGTCATGTTCCGCACGAATGGACCGACAAAATCGCGCGCAAGATGCAGGCCTCGAAGGAAGTGTGGGGCAAGCTTTTCGGAACCATCAATACGCGCGAGAAATTCCTCGATCATCGCCTCGAACTGGCGGAACATGAATGGGCGCGCATGAAGGCGAACGATTCCCTCGAATGCCGCAATTGCCACAGCGCACAATCGATGGATATCACGCGCCAGAGCCCGCGCGCAGTTGAAGCGCACCAGCGCTTTCTGTTTACCGGTCAG is drawn from Terriglobia bacterium and contains these coding sequences:
- a CDS encoding nitrate reductase cytochrome c-type subunit, which produces MAQTFSGLRGSTPLNQEAAPPALTPEQNTSVREPRNYPEQPPVIPHSTEGYEVSINANKCLSCHARTRVHESQAPMVSITHFIDRDGQFLASISPRRYFCTECHVPQHNVRPPVENDFVDIDSLLKRSAPGAPR
- a CDS encoding NapC/NirT family cytochrome c: MTTTEVPRPSFWRRALLFAREVWGVLIRPSSIFSLGFLVLAGFIAGIFFWGAFNTALELTNTETFCTSCHEMRTNVFEELKTTVHYNNRSGVRAHCPDCHVPHEWTDKIARKMQASKEVWGKLFGTINTREKFLDHRLELAEHEWARMKANDSLECRNCHSAQSMDITRQSPRAVEAHQRFLFTGQ